The Alphaproteobacteria bacterium genome segment AATAAGGAAAAACATGACCTTAAAGCCTGTGCTTTTACGTTCTTCCATTTTGGGATCACCTGCCCATGTTAGGAAGGTTACAACATCTTTTGCATATTGCTCAACATTGGTAGGCGTTCCATCCGTATAATTCACCATACCTTCGTGAAGAGGCGCAATCATTGCGATTTGGCGTCCTGCAAAATATTTGTTGTAATGCATATTTTCGCCTAACTGAACTTCTTTTGGTGGTTCTGCATATCCAGTGAGAATTGCATGAAGATAATCTGGCCCATGGGCACGCGCTTTGACGATTAACGATAAATCTGGCGGTAATGAACCATTATTAGCTGCCTTTGCTGCCTTTTCATTAATATAAGGTGGCGCTATATGATCCGCTGCAATGCCTGGACGTTTGAAAATTTCACCTTCTTCAGTAAAGCCGTCACGTATTTCTTTTTCGGCAGCCAAAGCCTTAATTGTTTCAGGTGTGAACCCAATACCAGCCAAATGACGATAAGCTAAGTGATTGAGTGAATGACATGCGGCACAAACTTCGTGATACACCTGAAATCCACGTTGTAAAGCAGCACGGTCATAGGTACCAAAAATTGATTGGAATGACCAATTCATTTTGGGTGGATGTTCCGCATCACTTGCAAAAGCCTGTAGCGACATAAAAGCTAAAAACATCAATAGGATTGTTTTTTTAAACATTTTTAGCTCCTAACGCAGGTGTGCCAAGACTTGTGGGCAATGGCAACGTTTTTTCGTATTTCGCCAAAAGAGGAAGAACACCCAAGAAGTGGAAGAAATAATAAAAAGTTGCAATTTGGCTAATCAAGATGTTGGGTAATCCAAATGTATGACCATCTGTTGGTAAAGCACCCATATACCCAAGAACGCAACAATTGGCCAAAAAGATCCAAAAGGAAATTTTAAATATTGGTCTAAAAGTACCACTTCTTACTTTTGAACGATCAAGCCAAGGTAAAACAAAAAGAATGAGGATAGAGGCAAACATTAAGAAGATGCCCCCCCAACGCCAAGGAATAGAACGTACAATGGCATAAAAGGGTAGGAAATACCATTCAGGCACAATGTGAGGTGGTGTCACCATTGGATTTGCGGGAATATAATTATCAGGCTCGTTAAAGAATTCAGGCGCGTAAAATACGATCGATAAAAAGACTAAGAAAAAGACGCCCAAACCAAAAAAATCTTTGATCGTGTAATAAGGATGAAAAGGAATTTTTTCTTTAGGATTTTTTAAATCAATCCCCAAAGGATTGTTCGATCCATGTTTATGAAGTGCTACAAGATGAAGGATGACAACGCCAACAATAACGAAAGGTAAAAGGTAATGTAACGAGAAAAAACGATTTAAAGTTGCATTGCTAACGGAAAAATCACCCCAAAGAAGCTGTAAAATACCATTTTCAAGTCCCGGGAAGAAAGAAGCAACCAGTTTAGTAATAACCGTCGCACCCCAAAAGCTCATTTGCCCCCAAGGCAATACATAACCCATAAAAGCTGTAGCCATCATTAAAAGAAGGATAACAACGCCTAAAATCCATAATAATTCGCGCGGTGATTTATATGAACCGTAATAAAGGCCTCTGAACATATGCAGATAGACGACGATGAAAAACATAGAGGCGCCGTTCATATGGATATAACGCAAAAGCCATCCATGATTCACGTCTCGCATAATACGGTCAACACTTTCAAAAGCGTGTTGGGAATGGGGTGTATAATACATCGCTAAAAATATGCCAGACAGCATCATAACGACAAGGCAAACACCTGCAAGCGAGCCAAAATTCCACCAATAACTTAAATTTTTAGGCGTCGGGTATTCTTCCAATGAATGACGCATAAACGTAAAGATGGGTAAACGATCATCGACCCAGTTTTGAAATCGACCCCATTTTGTCTCGGGTTCTAAAGTTTGTATACCTGACATTTAAGATTTCCTTCTAACCAATCAATAGTGTTTTTTCATTGGTAAATTGATAAGGTGGAATTGCAAGATTATGAGGCGCTGGACCTTTACGAATACGACCAGACGTATCGTAATGCGAGCCATGACAAGGACATAGCCAGCCACCGAAATCGCCTTTAGAATCGCTTGCTTTATTGCCAGGCACACAACCCAAATGGGTGCAAACACCTACAAGAACAAGCCATTCATCTTTGTCTTTTTTCGTGCGATCTTCGTCTTTTTCAGGATCAGGCAATGTTTTAATATCAACAGCGCGCGCTATTTTAATTTCTTCTTCTGTGCGTCTGCGAATAAAAACCGGACTACCACGCCACATTGCTGTGATTGCTTGACCTACAGCAATTTGAGAAATATCAATTTCTGTTGTCGATAATGCAAGAACATCGGCTGCAGGATTCATGCTATCAATAAAAGGCCAAATAGCAGCACCTGCTGCAACAGCGCCCATCGCAGCAGTCGTCAAATAAAGAAAATCTCTTTTCGTTTCTTGTATTTTTTCAGTAGGATCAATTTCGCGCTTCATTAACATACCCTTCTCCTGAAACTAAGCTCTTTAAAGCTTCTAATGGTAAGTGAATTGTCTTTTTTTTTCAGCTGTAAAGCAACAAAAAATTAGGTATTATCTGTAAGATAAAATCAAACTGTTGCAAAGACGTATTACTACTCAAATTATGGGCAAATTCGTCGTCAGGCCTGCGCATTCCTGTACTCATGTACGAAGAAGTACATTCCGTTCCGGTTCTCGCTCTTTCTAGACTTTACCTCATAATTTGAGTAGTATGTCATTATTAAGGAGTGAGTTTATGCATATAGTACTTTACCAACCTGACATTCCTCAAAATACAGGTACAATTTTAAGACTTGCTGCTTGCTTAAATCTTACCGTTGATATTATTGAGCCTTGCGGCTTTGTCTGGGATGATGCCAAATTAAAACGCTCTGGTATGGATTACCTTGATCAAGTCAATGTGAAAAAACATATGTCCTGGGATGTTTATCTGAAACAACGAGATACAAATAGACGTTTGATACTTTTAACAACTAAATCAGATGTAGTGTACACGAAATGTGATTTTTCGCCTTTTGATGATTTGGTTTTGGGCAGTGAAAGTAAAGGTGCGCCAATCGACATTCATGAAAAAGCAGATTTAAGACTTGCAATTCCAATGAATCCAAATGCACGCTCTTTAAATGTTGCAATATCTTGTGCGCTTGTCGTGGGTGAAGCCTTGCGTCAATTGGATGCTTTTCCTAGAAGTGCTTAATTTATTTATATAGTTGATAGACTTGAGGAGTAGACAAGGAACAACGAACGAAGTGTATCCCTATATACATGAGTGAGGCGAGACGATGTATCCTTCCAATGTCTATCGACTATGGTACCCTTATTAAAATTTTTTTCCGATTGCTATATCATTGTTGCACATTTCTTGTATGGAATCCTCGTGATTTTCAGGATCCGCGAAAGGCATTTTATTATAATGATGCTTGCAATAAAAAGGGTAAGCCTCAGGCGACGACTCGATATGCAATATCTTGATATTTTGTTGTTTAAGCCATTTTTCAATAAGAATCAAAAATTCGCTTCCATACCCTTTATGCCGATGTATTTCATCAATCACAATGATGCGTAAAGCGGCTTTCGCATCTGGCCAAAATTGAATATGAGCATACCCAATAATGTCAACGCCTTTATAAAGAACAAAGTGAACATTATCTTTATGATCAAAGGTCCAAAGGTAAGGATCTTCTATTGGTATTTTATCAAAGAAGTATTTTTGGCGAAATAGTTTAGCGGTCTCAATTTCTGTATGATGCATACAACGCATGAATCTAATTCGGTTAAATCCAGCTTGCTTTAATATAGTGCGAATAAAATCATCTTTACCTAAATTATACCCTGTAAAAGATGCTTTGTTTTTCTCAAAAGAAGAGGGATTTTTTAAAAGGTTAGTCTTAAGAAATGCATATGCATTCATGGACTCGTGGTGATCACGTAAGTAATCTCTAAACAAAAGATTAAGTTCTATTTCGGGGTGATTCTCTTCATAAACATGAAGATTCACATCTATCGGTTTCTTTTTATTAAAATATAAACGCATGGGGATATTGTATTCCCCTTTATATAAATAACCCAAAGATTCAAGAGAAATAATTGCTTTTTCTCGATCTTTGACAGCCATGATAATATCAATCACTGGTTTTGCAGTAAGCCCTTTAACCGATGTTGAGCCAATATGATGAATAGCAACGCAATTATCACCCAAAATTTCACGTATATTCGTGGCAACAGCTTCAAACATTAAGGGCCATTCTGGATTATACGATACGACTTCAATGTGTTTTTTCATGAAATTCATCCAATTTATGAATAAAAAATGTAATAAGGTCTACAATATCAGCCGATTGATTGGGACGTTCCTCAGCTGGGTGCCTAATAAAACAATCTAACAATGATCCAATATTAAGTAAATGTGTTTTTATACGCCAATTTTTAGGAAGAATCACGTTATTTTGTTTTAAGCTTTGTAAAAAGGATTCTTCATAAATCGTGGGCATATGATGTGCATAACGCAACATATTAGCGATATCTTGAAGAAAAGATCCAGAAAAAGCAAATTCCCAATCCAAAATGCCCGTAATTTTCCAATGATTATCAATAAGATCAACTAAAATATTGGCAGGATCATAATCGCCATGGACAAGACTTTTTTCATTAAGATCTATTGGTTCATCTTTATATGCATCAACATAATAGGCTATTTTTGCACAATTTTCATCGCCAATATGTTTTAAAACAATCGTGTTCTTTAAACATTTCTTTATAAAATCATGCTCGGTATTTTCTGCATCAAAAGGCATGACATTAAGATCTTTATCGAAAAAACCTGCAGATTCAAATTGAATTTTTTGTATTTTTGATAGATAGAAACCTGCTTCTGTCATTAGGCTTTTTATATCGTGCGGTGTATTACTTAACAAAAGATCTCTTAATGTCATACCTTTTATAAAGGTAACAATTGCAAAACGATAATCATTATAATCACCAATGGCATAAATTTGGGGTATAGGAACGATATCTTTAAGCAAATTCCCAATTTTTTGTTCGCGAAAAGCTGCATCCTTGTCCCGCATATAAATTCTTAAAATATATGGCGCGTTAACATCATCTAACATAATTTTGATATTTAAATTAGCGCAACCACCTGAAATAACTTCATAAGATAATAATTTTGATTTTGGAAACACCAACTTTACTATTTTTTCTATAATTGTTTTCTGAATGGTAATCTGTTGATTTGTTTTTTCGTGATTCATTTTAAACGTCATTTTTTAAGACCTAGAACATATGAAAGATTAAATTTAAAGTTAATTTTGACTTTTTTAAAGCTTTTTTATATTATGTTTAAACACCTTGCAAAAAAGGTAACGCCTCAAGACTCCCCTTTTCCACTTCCCCCGGCAAAACCCATGTAATCCATAAGGCATTTGAAAAGATTCGTTAAATATTTAAATTATCCTTTTTCACTATGGACCCCGCGGTCAAGCCGCGGGGCGTAGGAGGGGAGAGGCCTAAATTTTCTCCCTCCTAAGGCGTTACAAAAAAAAGAAATACAATAATGTCATTGATTCTTCCTTCAAAAATTATGATTTTTGGCAGACCTGGTGGCGGGAAATCTACTTTTGCGCGCATGCTTTCAAAATTAACGAACATTCCTGTACATCATCTGGATCGTCATTTTTATCTACCGAATTGGGTGGAGCGCGATTATCAAGAATTTTTAGACATTCAACAATCAATTGTTGAAACAGATCGTTGGATTATTGATGGCAATAATACAAAATCTTTAGAAATACGATATAAAAATGCCGATCTTGTTTTATATTTCAATTACCCAAAATTGACTTGTTATTGGCGCGTTCTTAAACGCTTTTTAACGAAAAAAGAAAATAGTGAAGATCGCGCCTTTGGTTGCCCAGAAAATATTCGTTGGTGTTTATTAAAATATATGTGGCATTTCGAAGAACGTGTAAAATATCAACTTACAAAATTTCAAAAAGAATATCCTAAGGTTCAATTTGTAGAAATTCGTTCAGATAGTGATCTAAAAAATGTAAAAAAGAAATTTTTTGCTTATAGTCGATAGACATTGGAAGGAAACATCGTCATGCCTCGCTCGTGTATATAAGGATACAATTCGCTCGTTCTTTCTTGTCTACGCCTCAAGTCTATTGACTATAGAATATAAAAAAGGGTCTAAATAAATACTAAATAGACCCTCTTTTTTTAGATTTAATAAAAGATATTTATAAATTCTTTTATTGAAAGTTTAGCCTATTGTGCTGGCTGTGCGTTTGGATCTGCTGGTGCTGGTGTTGTTTTCGATGGTAATAAAACAGAGGTTCCAACAGCAAGTGCCGTGGAAATAGCTCCACCTACAACAGCTTCTTTTGCAGCTTGTTGAACACCAGGATTAGATACGAGTCCTTTAACAACACCTATAGCACTACTTACAAGAGTGCTAGCATGAGAAGCAACCGTACTAACAACTTTACTTGCAACAGATGCTAAAGTCGAAAAAATACTAAGCGTTGCAGGATCATCAGCAAGACCTTCTACAACTTTCTTTTCTAGATTAGGATCAGAATGCAATTCATCAGTAGCAGCTACATGCACATTAGTTCGTAACTTTCCTATTGGCACCATTTTATTGTTAGGGAGCACTTTATATTGTTGTGCTTGAAATAATGTTACAACACCTTTAGTATCGGCATGATTAACGTCATCATGTTTTGCATTATGATCGACTTTAAATCTTTGTGCTTGATCTGCAAATGCAGAAAAGCTTGATGTCATTAATATTGTCGCAAAAGCTAGAGATAGACATAATTTTGTTTTCATTTAGTCCTCCTGAGTTTTTTTTTGTTTGGTTCTTATCTAATCAATTGTAACATAGATTTTTTTCTTGAACAATATTAACTAACATTTTTTGTGGTTAAGGAAAGATTAAAAACAATATCTATGGCTTCAGCGTAATCTGAGGAAAAATATATATTATCTTTATGGTTCATCTCAATATTTTGAATAAGTTTTTTTACTTTATCCTGAACGCTGCTTAATATAATCGTGACATTACAAGCTTCAGCGTGCAAAAAAAAATCATTCAATCGCGCAAGGCCCGAGGCATCAATCATTGGCACGTCGCGCATTCTTAAAATTAAAATTTCGACACCTTGATCCATACGATCAATTAAATCTTTCATTGGAATTGTCATACCAAAAAAGAAAGGACCTTGAATTTTATAAATTTCAACATTTTTAGGAATATTTTTACCAAAATGTTTTGAAATTTCTTGATTTTCATCATCGTCCTTTAGCGACTTGTTAATATTTTTAATAATAGCCAGT includes the following:
- a CDS encoding aminoglycoside phosphotransferase family protein: MTFKMNHEKTNQQITIQKTIIEKIVKLVFPKSKLLSYEVISGGCANLNIKIMLDDVNAPYILRIYMRDKDAAFREQKIGNLLKDIVPIPQIYAIGDYNDYRFAIVTFIKGMTLRDLLLSNTPHDIKSLMTEAGFYLSKIQKIQFESAGFFDKDLNVMPFDAENTEHDFIKKCLKNTIVLKHIGDENCAKIAYYVDAYKDEPIDLNEKSLVHGDYDPANILVDLIDNHWKITGILDWEFAFSGSFLQDIANMLRYAHHMPTIYEESFLQSLKQNNVILPKNWRIKTHLLNIGSLLDCFIRHPAEERPNQSADIVDLITFFIHKLDEFHEKTH
- a CDS encoding DNA topology modulation protein — protein: MSLILPSKIMIFGRPGGGKSTFARMLSKLTNIPVHHLDRHFYLPNWVERDYQEFLDIQQSIVETDRWIIDGNNTKSLEIRYKNADLVLYFNYPKLTCYWRVLKRFLTKKENSEDRAFGCPENIRWCLLKYMWHFEERVKYQLTKFQKEYPKVQFVEIRSDSDLKNVKKKFFAYSR
- a CDS encoding cytochrome b/b6; translated protein: MSGIQTLEPETKWGRFQNWVDDRLPIFTFMRHSLEEYPTPKNLSYWWNFGSLAGVCLVVMMLSGIFLAMYYTPHSQHAFESVDRIMRDVNHGWLLRYIHMNGASMFFIVVYLHMFRGLYYGSYKSPRELLWILGVVILLLMMATAFMGYVLPWGQMSFWGATVITKLVASFFPGLENGILQLLWGDFSVSNATLNRFFSLHYLLPFVIVGVVILHLVALHKHGSNNPLGIDLKNPKEKIPFHPYYTIKDFFGLGVFFLVFLSIVFYAPEFFNEPDNYIPANPMVTPPHIVPEWYFLPFYAIVRSIPWRWGGIFLMFASILILFVLPWLDRSKVRSGTFRPIFKISFWIFLANCCVLGYMGALPTDGHTFGLPNILISQIATFYYFFHFLGVLPLLAKYEKTLPLPTSLGTPALGAKNV
- a CDS encoding bifunctional GrpB family protein/GNAT family N-acetyltransferase; this encodes MKKHIEVVSYNPEWPLMFEAVATNIREILGDNCVAIHHIGSTSVKGLTAKPVIDIIMAVKDREKAIISLESLGYLYKGEYNIPMRLYFNKKKPIDVNLHVYEENHPEIELNLLFRDYLRDHHESMNAYAFLKTNLLKNPSSFEKNKASFTGYNLGKDDFIRTILKQAGFNRIRFMRCMHHTEIETAKLFRQKYFFDKIPIEDPYLWTFDHKDNVHFVLYKGVDIIGYAHIQFWPDAKAALRIIVIDEIHRHKGYGSEFLILIEKWLKQQNIKILHIESSPEAYPFYCKHHYNKMPFADPENHEDSIQEMCNNDIAIGKKF
- a CDS encoding cytochrome c1, producing MFKKTILLMFLAFMSLQAFASDAEHPPKMNWSFQSIFGTYDRAALQRGFQVYHEVCAACHSLNHLAYRHLAGIGFTPETIKALAAEKEIRDGFTEEGEIFKRPGIAADHIAPPYINEKAAKAANNGSLPPDLSLIVKARAHGPDYLHAILTGYAEPPKEVQLGENMHYNKYFAGRQIAMIAPLHEGMVNYTDGTPTNVEQYAKDVVTFLTWAGDPKMEERKSTGFKVMFFLIILTLFMFFTKRRVWRNIKD
- the petA gene encoding ubiquinol-cytochrome c reductase iron-sulfur subunit; protein product: MKREIDPTEKIQETKRDFLYLTTAAMGAVAAGAAIWPFIDSMNPAADVLALSTTEIDISQIAVGQAITAMWRGSPVFIRRRTEEEIKIARAVDIKTLPDPEKDEDRTKKDKDEWLVLVGVCTHLGCVPGNKASDSKGDFGGWLCPCHGSHYDTSGRIRKGPAPHNLAIPPYQFTNEKTLLIG
- a CDS encoding tRNA (cytidine(34)-2'-O)-methyltransferase produces the protein MHIVLYQPDIPQNTGTILRLAACLNLTVDIIEPCGFVWDDAKLKRSGMDYLDQVNVKKHMSWDVYLKQRDTNRRLILLTTKSDVVYTKCDFSPFDDLVLGSESKGAPIDIHEKADLRLAIPMNPNARSLNVAISCALVVGEALRQLDAFPRSA